DNA sequence from the Butyricimonas faecalis genome:
AATTTAAGTGTGCAGCGTTCTTTTTCGGATTTGATTACCGTGACGATTAATTTCATGAAACAGGAGTTTGTTCCTTTTATCCGGGCTTTTGCCGTGATCGGGTTCCCCTTGATTTTGCTGATGCTTTTTTTCATGAAGGATCTGTTGATGGGAGCTTTTGATATGTCTCTGCATCCGGAGGCTTATTATGAAGTGAATAATTTTGGGGATATGATGTTACGGACCTTGTTCACGTCATTATTTGGAATGCTGCTGATGATGTGGGTACAGTTGTTTGCTATTTCTTATTTGCGGGTTTACTGGGATCATTATCAGGCGGGGATTGAGGAGCGGATTACGATTGGCGAGGTTTTGGGAGTCATGTTGAAGAAGCTCGGCGTGTATCTTATGTGGTCTGTTTTCTGTGGCTTGGTTGTTTTTATCGGTTTTTTGTTTCTGTTTGTTCCCGGAATATATATTGGGATTTCGTTTACTTTCGGATCTTATTTACTGATATTAAGGGATAATGGATTGGGAAAGATTATCACGGAGTCCATGGCCATGGTGAAGGGGAATTGGTGGAAAACGTTTGGGTTTATTGTCGTGATGTACTTGTTGGTGGGGGTTCTGGCCTACTTGTTTGGCATTCCTTACATGTTCTTGATGATGTCCTCGGCTTTCACGGGGGAGATTCCGAATATTTATGAGATTACGTTCTCGTTATTACTCTCTTATTTGGGACAATACACGTTGTATACGGTTTTGTTTGTCGGGGTCGGGATGCTTTTCTTTTCCCGTTTGGAAGAGATGGAACATACGACTTTGTTAAGCCAGATTGACCAGTTGGGGGCTCAACCCGAGAAAAAGGCGGATGAGGAGGTTAGTTAAATATATTATTCTATTCATGTTCGCTTGTGTCGGTAATGTGGCATGGGCGGAAGAGGAGTATCGGGAGCCTTCATGCTCTCCGGATTCTTCTTATGTTTTGCGAGCCCCGGAAGCTGATTTCCTGGAAAAGTACAGGAAAGATGCAGCTTTTGATTACACGATGAATATTGAAGAGGCACCTAGCGTTTGGGAGTGGATAAAACATTGGATTCTGGAACGTTTGTTCCGGGTAAAGGATTCGGAGGGGGCAAAGCAGACCATGGATATTATTTTGAAGATTGTGCTGGGGCTTTTTGCTTTGGGTATTATTTACCTGCTCGTGAGGAACAGGGATAAATTTCTTTTCCGCAAGCGGGGTACGGATTTTTCCCCGGAAGATTCCGTGGAGTACACCGGAGAGCAGGAAGCCGATTCTTTCGTGCGATTGCTGGCGAAAGCGGAGCAGGAGGGTGATTACGTTCTGGCAATACGGGTGAGTTATTCCGCTTTGTTGCAAATGTTGGATAAAAAGGAGGTGATTCATTGGGAGGTTTCCAAAACGAATCAGCATTATATTTACGAGATAAGAAATGAAACGTGGAGCCATCGTTTCGAGGAGATAAGTCGTATATTTGATTGTGTTTGTTATGGAGAGTTTCCCGTGGATGAAATTGCTTATCGGAATATCAAGCGATATTTTACGGAGTTCAGGAAGGAGGTGGAGGGATGAAACGGAGACAAAATGTGTTGATTATTCTTTTCGTGATTGCCATTATGGCGGTTTACACGGGATATGAGGCGAATAAACCGCAACCGATAGATTGGAGTCCTAATTTTTCGATTACAGAGAAAAGTCCTTACGGGACGTATATTATTAAAGATGCGCTACCGTATTTGTTTCCGGAAGGGAAAGTGTCTTTTGCCCGGAAGTCTGTACGGGAACAATTGCGTGAGGATAGAACTTATTTCTTGAAGACCTGTTTTTTCGTAAGTTCCTTTTTCAGTATTGCTCTGGGAGATCTGGAGGCCATGTTGGAAGAAGTGGAGGAAGGAGGGGTGCTTTTTGTGTCGGCGGAGTTTATTCCCGATACATTGTATTCTTACACGGGAGTTTCAAGAATGAAAAGGGTTCAGAACGGGAAAGATTATTTGCGAGGCTTTGAAGATAAAGGTTATCCTTTCAAACAGACTCATTATTGTTTTGAACTGCAGGAATCTTTTGACGGAGAGGTTCTAGGATATGTCGATACGATCAAAAATCCTAATTTCATCCGGGTGAATTACGGGGAGGGGGGTATCTATCTACATTCGAACCCGATGGCATTCACGAATTTCTTCTTGTTGGATTCGGTGAACGGGGATTATTACCAGAGGGCTCTCTCGTTTCTTCCCCCGGATACGAATGTGGTGTGGGATGAATACCTGAAATCCGGGGCCGAGGGACAACGGACTCTTTTTCGGGTGATATTCAGGTATCCTGCGTTGAAGTGGGCATATATCCTGTTGATATTGGGGACAATACTATACGTTTTGTTCCGGACGAAACGAGAGCAGCGTCCGATACCGGTGATTCGTCCTTTGGAAAACCGGACGTTGGAGTTCGTGTCGGTTGTGAGTTCTCTGTACTACAAGCAGCGGGATCATGCGGCTATTGCGAATAAACGGATTAATAGTTTTCTGGAAGAGGTCCGTTATTATTATAAACTACGCACGGAGGAACTGGATCGTTCTTTTATAGATTTGTTGTCGGAACGATCGGGAGTTGCTCGGGTCAGTGTGGAGAGCTTGATTTTTTTGATTATCCGGATTCGGAAGGCCGAGCATGTGGATGAAGATCAGTTGCGGGAGTTGGTGAAATATATAGAATTGTTTAAAACTAAAAGCTAAATAGATTATGGAAGATCAAATAAATTTTGAGTCCAGGATAGATTTCACGGATTTAAACGAGAAGATCACCCAGGTTCGGGAAGGGATGGGGAAAGTGATTGTCGGTCAAAGGGAAGTGGCAGACCTGCTGTTGACGGCAATGTTGGCCGACGGGCATATTTTGATCGAGGGTGTTCCGGGAATTGCCAAGACGTTGATGGCAAAGGTTATGGCCCGGATGCTGGATGTTACTTTTAACCGGATTCAGTTTACGCCGGACTTGATGCCGAGTGATATTTTAGGAACCTCTGTTTTTCTTCCGGCAACCGGACGTTTTGAATACCGGAAAGGGCCTATTTTCTCGAATATCGTGTTGGTGGACGAGATTAACCGGGCTCCGGCAAAGACGCAGGCGGCTTTGTTCGAAGTGATGGAGGAAAGGCAAATTACGAATGACGGGGTGGAATACCGGATGGATTATCCTTTCGTGGTGGTGGGGACGCAAAATCCGATAGAGCATGAAGGAACTTATCGTTTGCCCGAGGCTCAGCTGGATCGTTTCCTGTTTAAGATTAACGTGACTTATCCTTCCGTGGAGGAAGAGATCGAGGTGCTTGAACTGCATGATCACGGGGCTATTGCTCGCTGGCAGGAGTTGAAACCCGTGTTGAGCGTGGAGGCTTTGAAGAAGTTGAGGACGCAGGTGGCTCAAGTGCGCGTGGATCCGAAAATAAAATCCTTTATCGTGAATATCGTGGGGGCTACTCGTAAAAGTGGTTGGCTTTACCTGGGAGCGTCTCCCCGTGCATCGATCGCTTTGATGAACGGGGCCAAGGCTTTTGCAGCTATTCAAGGACGGGATTTTGTTGTTCCGGACGATGTTTTGTATTTGGTTAATCCGGTCTTACGACACCGGGTGCAACTTTCTTCCGAGAAGGAGTTGGAGGGTGTGACCGTTGATCAGGTGATACAGCAGATCGTGTCTAAAATAGAAGTTCCAAGGTAGTGCGAATACTTAAAGATACATATTTATCCCGTCGTTTTTTCCTGATGTTGATGTTGGGAATATTCGCTTTTGTAATGGCCTACGTTTTCCCGTTGCTTTTCATCTGGGTTACGGGGGCATTGCTGGCTGTTCTATTGCTGTTGTTCGTGGAGTTATTCGAGTTGTACAGGCGAGTGGACGGAATTGACGCCTTGCGGGTGGTGGCGGATAAATTGTCTAACGGGGAAGAAAACCCGGTTAGTCTGGTCGTGAGGAATCGTTATCCGGTGAGTACTTGTCTGCGTGTGATTGACGAGATTCCGGTGGAATTCCAAAACCGGAATGTCTTGTTCCGGCGGAAGGTGAATGCCGGGGAGCAGCAGGAGATTCATTACACGTTACGTCCTACGAAACGAGGTGCTTATAATTTCGGGAAGATTCGGGTATTCGTGTCCGTGCGTTTCGGGTTGGTAGAAAGGCGTTATTCTTTTCGGGCGGATCAGGATGTTGCCGTTTATCCTTCGTTCATGATGATGCATCGTTATGAGTTGATGGCTTACGGGAATTACCATCCGGAGAATGGGGGCATCCGTACCCGGGCTCTTGGCGGTAACATGGCCTTCGAGCAGATCAAGCCTTACGTGACGGGGGATGATCCCCGTACGGTAAATTGGAAGGCCACGGCGAAATATAATCATTTGATGGTGAATACCTACACGGAAGAGCGATCACAACAGATTTATTGCCTGGTGGATAAGGGGCGCACGATGCAATCGCCCTTTAATAACATGACGATGCTGGATCATGCCATAAATACGATCTTGACGTTGTCGAATATTATATTGAAAAAAGGGGATCGGGCCGGTTTGATTACGTTCTCGAATAATTCCCGGAATTGCGTGAAAGCCGATAACCGGGTTGGACAGTTAAATCGGATAAGCGAGGCTTTGTATCGTTTGGAGACACACTATCAAGAGACGGATTTCGAGAAATTGTACGTAGCGGTGAATCGACAAGTCCCGACCCGGAGTTTGCTGATCCTGTTTACCAATTTTGATACCGTATCGGGGTTACGACGTCATTTGCCTGCATTACAGCGTTTGGCTGCCCGACATCTCGTGTTGGTCATTTTATTCGAAAATTCGGAATTGAATAAGGCTTTGGAGCGTCCCGTCCGTAATTTGAAGGATGCGTATTTTGAAACCATTGCAGCGGGATTTGCCACGGAGAAACGGCAAATGGTACGTGAATTAAGCCAACTTGGTATTCGGGTTATTCTTTCTAAACCGGAATCTCTGACGGTGAATAGTATCAATAGTTATTTGAACTTGAAAGAGCGAAAGTTAATTTGAAACTTCCGCTCTTTCAGTATATTTTCTACTCCTTTTTATTCTCCTCGTCACTCAGGATTTTGGGATTCTGGAATGTCTTGTTGGTCGTGTGTTTGTCCAGCGTGAGTAACAATGATGGCAGTAAGATCAGGTTTGAGAGCATGGCTGCCAATAGCGTGATGGAAACCAAGACTCCCAGTGCAACCGTACCCCCGTAATCGGAAAGAGCAAAGATGCCGAATCCGAAGAAGAGGATGATGGCGTTGTAGATCATGCTTTGTCCTGTTTCCTGTAAGGCCAGTACGGCAGAAGAGCGTATGCTCCAGTTTGTTCCTTGTAGTTCCTGACGGTATTTAGCGAGATAATGGATGGTTCCATCAACGGAAATACCAAAAGCGATGCTGAATACCAGGATCGTGGATGCTTTGATCGGGATGCCGAAATATCCCATGATGGCAGCCGTGATAATCTGCGGAATGATGTTGGGGATCAAGGCAACCAGTACCATGCGCTTACTCTTGAACATCCAGGCCATAAAGATGGCGATAAGAACAATCGCTAACGCTAGTGAGGTAAAGAGGTTGAATACAAGGTATTGAGTTCCTTTGAAGAAAATGATACTTGAACCGGTAACTTTTACCGTATAGCGATCATTCGGGAAGTATTGTTCAACGATATGGTATAGTTTGTCTTCTTTTTCCTGCATTTTTTGGGTCCCGATGTCTTTTACCCTGAAACTGAGACGTACTCGTTGGAGGGTGGAGTCGACGAAAGAATTTGCCTGTCCGCCAATTTCTCCCGTGGATTGGGAGGCGTATTTCAGGATAAAGTTCTTGGTCATGTTTGTCGGGAGCTTGTAATAAGCAGGTTTCCCGTTATAGAATGCTTGATTGGCAAACTTGATGACTTCAAGGATAGAAATCGGTTTAGAGATATCTTCGTCTTTTGACAGTTCTTCGGAGAGTTTGTCTAACTTTTGAAGGTTGGACAAATTCAATACTTGCTTGGGTTTTCCAAAATCAACGGTTACCTCCAGGGGCATTAACCCGTCAAAATTTTCCTCAAAGAAACTCAGATCTTGTCGGATCGGGTCTGTTTCTTTCAAATCATCCACCATATACCCCGTGGACTTCATGAGGGAGATTCCGATACCACCGAGAATGACAACGACAATGGCTATCGTGTACACAACGTTTCGACGATTTAAGATGAGTTGTGTGACACGCTCCAGCATTCCGGTTACCGTTTTGTTGTGTAAGTGTTTGATTTGTTTGCTATCCGGTTCCGGCATGAAACTGAATCCACAGGGAATCATGATCAAACATACGAGATACACGAACGTGATACCGATGGAAGCGGTGATACCAAACTCCACGAGGATCTGGCTAGAGGTCACGATGAAAGTTGCAAAACCGGCAGCCGTGGTCAAGTTGCTCAAGAATGAGGCATTCCCGATCTTTTGAATCATGCGTTGTAAAGCCTTGATTTTATTCCCATGCCGGTCGAATTCCGCGTGGAATTTGTTGATCATGAAGACGAGGTTCGGAATACATATCACGATTAATAGAGGAGGCAGCATGGCGGTAAGTAACGTGATCTTGATGCCTAGCATAGCCATCACGCCAACTGTCCAACTGACACAAATCAGCACGATCAATAAACAGAAACCGAGGATGCGGAAGGAACGGAAAAACAGGTAGAGGATAAATGTCGTGATCAATAATGACAGGATGATGAACATGTACATCTCTCCTTTGATGTTTTCCGCGTTGATTACCCGAATGTAGGGAAGTCCCGAGTAGTGCATCTGGAGGTTGTGTTTCTCCGAGAAATGTTCGGTTAATTCTAAAATATCCTTTACTAAGCCTACCCGTGCCGGAGAGTTCATGACATCAGCGGAGACGGAAACCATCATCCCATAAATATCTTTCGTTTTATTGAACAGGGTTCCGTCGTAGAATGGAAGATTCTCAATGATGTTCACCAAGCTATCCAGTTCCTGTTGGTTTTTGATATGATTAGGGAAAATGGGGCGGATATCGAATTTTTTATTCAGCGTGTCCTTGTGGAGATTGAATGAATGGGTGATGTCCACGAGCGCCACGATACCGTGGAGAGCCTTTAGGCTGTCGCACATGCTGATCCAGTCATTCATTTTGTCTAGCTGGTAAAAGTCGTAGTCTTGTATGGCGAAGACCATCACGTTTCCTTCCTGCCCGAATTTCTCGTGAAAATCAAGGTAGTCCAGGTATGCGCTGTCCGTGGCAGGTAACAAGTTCGAATATTCATATGACATTTCCACTTTGGGGATTTGAAATCCCATGAACACGGTGATAAGTAAGACACCGATAATAAAGGCCATTCGGTTACGAAGAAGAATCCCTGCAATCTTAATCCACATGATATTTTTTTATTTGCGCATTTGTTGGCAAAAGTAGAATAAAAGTGTTTAATCTTTTAAGAGTTTCGGATTTTTTTTGTGTCGATTAGCATCTCTTGTCGTTTTTTTTGCAAAATTATTATTTACGGCTTCGTTCAAATCTACCCCTGTTTGGTTTGCTAGGCATACCAATACCCAGAGGACATCACTCAGCTCTTCTGCCAAATTATCCTTTTCCCCTTCTTTGTACGATTGTTCTCCATATTTTCGAGCCATCACCCGGGCCAGTTCTCCCACCTCTTCCACGAGAATGGTCATGTTGGTCAATTCATTAAAATATCTAACCCCGTGGGTCTTGATCCATGCGTCAACTGCGGTTTGTAATTCTGCGATATCCATTGTTACCAAGTTAAAGGTTAAAAACTAAAAGATAAAAGTTCATTTCTTTAATTTAGATTTGAGTGTTTTTACGGTGGCAACAAGCATGGCGATTAGTTCTTTATTATCTTTTTCCATACTTGTAAAATTATTCCCATCAATATATCCTGTGTCTTTTAAAAGATTAAGCCAGTAATTCGTTTCATTTGCCTCTTTAAGGCTAATGTAAAACTTGTTAATGTAATCAGCTTGACTTTGTGCAAATTCGGCTTCACGGATTAAAGCTCCCGTGGAGGTTCCGCTTTTTAGAATTTGATTGCTGATAACAAATTCTTTTTGATCTTTTTGAAGAAATTGAGCAAGTTTCACGATGCTTATGGCAAAAATATAACTTTTATCTTGTAAAATTGAATTCATGTAACTTTTATCTTTTAACTTTTAGTTGTTAGTTTCACAATCATTGTCGATTTTTGGAATCGATTATGATTGTGACGGGTCCATCATTTATTAATTCGACCTTCATGTCGGCACCGAACTGTCCGGTTTGGATTTCTTTGTGAAGCTCTTGGCTCAGGGTTGAGACAAATTTCTCGTATAACGGGACGGAGATGGCAGGAGGGGCGGCATCGATGTACGAGGGGCGATTGCCTTTTTTGGTTCGGGCCATGAGAGTGAACTGGCTGACGGTAAGGATTTCACCACCTGTGTCTAAAATGGATTTGTTCATGACTCCATTCTCGTCATCAAAGATACGGAGATTTACAATTTTGGAAGCAAGCCAGTTGATATCGTCATCTGTATCATCAGATTGAATACCCACTAATATAAGCATCCCTTTGCCTATTGAAGAAAACAATTGTTGCTCGATGGTAACACTGGCTCGTGTAACTCGTTGAATAACTACTTTCATTTTGGACTTAGTCTTAAAATTTAGAGTGAAATATATGAAATTTATTCACATACTCCACTCTAAACTTTAAATTTTCTATGTTCTAGATTACTTTTTTCTAGCGTATAGTTCTTTAATTGCATCGGCCAATCTCTTGACACCTTCGATGTTCTTTTCCTCGCTCATGTAAGAGAAATTGATACGCATGGTGTTTTTGCCTTGACCGTTAACGAAGAACACGGTTCCGAGTACGAATGCCACGTTCTTTTCAATAGCGATTTGGAACAATTCTTCTGCATCGTATCCTTCCGGCAAGGTTAAGAATAGGAACAAACCTCCTTCAGGACGCGTCCAGGTAACTCCTTCCGGCATGTATTTTTCAAAAGCACCTAGCATAGCTTGTAATTTGCTACGATACATGTCAACGATTTTCTTCACGTTAGCATCGAAGTAGTTCTTTTGGAAGAATTTGATCGTGATCTTTTGTAAGAACGCAGAAGTACAAAGGTCTGTGCTTTGTTTTGCTTTCACGAAGTTGTCAATAACCATCGGGTGAGCAAGAACCCATCCCATACGGAATCCCGGCATGAAGATCTTGGAGAAAGTTCCTAACGTGATCACGTTACCCTCTCCGTTGTCCAAATCGTATAGCATACGTTGTGGTTTACTAGAGAAACGCAGTTCACGATAAGGGCT
Encoded proteins:
- a CDS encoding nucleotide pyrophosphohydrolase; the encoded protein is MDIAELQTAVDAWIKTHGVRYFNELTNMTILVEEVGELARVMARKYGEQSYKEGEKDNLAEELSDVLWVLVCLANQTGVDLNEAVNNNFAKKTTRDANRHKKNPKLLKD
- the dtd gene encoding D-aminoacyl-tRNA deacylase; this translates as MKVVIQRVTRASVTIEQQLFSSIGKGMLILVGIQSDDTDDDINWLASKIVNLRIFDDENGVMNKSILDTGGEILTVSQFTLMARTKKGNRPSYIDAAPPAISVPLYEKFVSTLSQELHKEIQTGQFGADMKVELINDGPVTIIIDSKNRQ
- a CDS encoding efflux RND transporter permease subunit; translation: MWIKIAGILLRNRMAFIIGVLLITVFMGFQIPKVEMSYEYSNLLPATDSAYLDYLDFHEKFGQEGNVMVFAIQDYDFYQLDKMNDWISMCDSLKALHGIVALVDITHSFNLHKDTLNKKFDIRPIFPNHIKNQQELDSLVNIIENLPFYDGTLFNKTKDIYGMMVSVSADVMNSPARVGLVKDILELTEHFSEKHNLQMHYSGLPYIRVINAENIKGEMYMFIILSLLITTFILYLFFRSFRILGFCLLIVLICVSWTVGVMAMLGIKITLLTAMLPPLLIVICIPNLVFMINKFHAEFDRHGNKIKALQRMIQKIGNASFLSNLTTAAGFATFIVTSSQILVEFGITASIGITFVYLVCLIMIPCGFSFMPEPDSKQIKHLHNKTVTGMLERVTQLILNRRNVVYTIAIVVVILGGIGISLMKSTGYMVDDLKETDPIRQDLSFFEENFDGLMPLEVTVDFGKPKQVLNLSNLQKLDKLSEELSKDEDISKPISILEVIKFANQAFYNGKPAYYKLPTNMTKNFILKYASQSTGEIGGQANSFVDSTLQRVRLSFRVKDIGTQKMQEKEDKLYHIVEQYFPNDRYTVKVTGSSIIFFKGTQYLVFNLFTSLALAIVLIAIFMAWMFKSKRMVLVALIPNIIPQIITAAIMGYFGIPIKASTILVFSIAFGISVDGTIHYLAKYRQELQGTNWSIRSSAVLALQETGQSMIYNAIILFFGFGIFALSDYGGTVALGVLVSITLLAAMLSNLILLPSLLLTLDKHTTNKTFQNPKILSDEENKKE
- a CDS encoding four helix bundle protein, translating into MNSILQDKSYIFAISIVKLAQFLQKDQKEFVISNQILKSGTSTGALIREAEFAQSQADYINKFYISLKEANETNYWLNLLKDTGYIDGNNFTSMEKDNKELIAMLVATVKTLKSKLKK
- a CDS encoding DUF4129 domain-containing protein: MRRLVKYIILFMFACVGNVAWAEEEYREPSCSPDSSYVLRAPEADFLEKYRKDAAFDYTMNIEEAPSVWEWIKHWILERLFRVKDSEGAKQTMDIILKIVLGLFALGIIYLLVRNRDKFLFRKRGTDFSPEDSVEYTGEQEADSFVRLLAKAEQEGDYVLAIRVSYSALLQMLDKKEVIHWEVSKTNQHYIYEIRNETWSHRFEEISRIFDCVCYGEFPVDEIAYRNIKRYFTEFRKEVEG
- a CDS encoding DUF58 domain-containing protein codes for the protein MRILKDTYLSRRFFLMLMLGIFAFVMAYVFPLLFIWVTGALLAVLLLLFVELFELYRRVDGIDALRVVADKLSNGEENPVSLVVRNRYPVSTCLRVIDEIPVEFQNRNVLFRRKVNAGEQQEIHYTLRPTKRGAYNFGKIRVFVSVRFGLVERRYSFRADQDVAVYPSFMMMHRYELMAYGNYHPENGGIRTRALGGNMAFEQIKPYVTGDDPRTVNWKATAKYNHLMVNTYTEERSQQIYCLVDKGRTMQSPFNNMTMLDHAINTILTLSNIILKKGDRAGLITFSNNSRNCVKADNRVGQLNRISEALYRLETHYQETDFEKLYVAVNRQVPTRSLLILFTNFDTVSGLRRHLPALQRLAARHLVLVILFENSELNKALERPVRNLKDAYFETIAAGFATEKRQMVRELSQLGIRVILSKPESLTVNSINSYLNLKERKLI
- a CDS encoding AAA family ATPase; translation: MEDQINFESRIDFTDLNEKITQVREGMGKVIVGQREVADLLLTAMLADGHILIEGVPGIAKTLMAKVMARMLDVTFNRIQFTPDLMPSDILGTSVFLPATGRFEYRKGPIFSNIVLVDEINRAPAKTQAALFEVMEERQITNDGVEYRMDYPFVVVGTQNPIEHEGTYRLPEAQLDRFLFKINVTYPSVEEEIEVLELHDHGAIARWQELKPVLSVEALKKLRTQVAQVRVDPKIKSFIVNIVGATRKSGWLYLGASPRASIALMNGAKAFAAIQGRDFVVPDDVLYLVNPVLRHRVQLSSEKELEGVTVDQVIQQIVSKIEVPR